Proteins found in one Zea mays cultivar B73 chromosome 1, Zm-B73-REFERENCE-NAM-5.0, whole genome shotgun sequence genomic segment:
- the LOC103634511 gene encoding uncharacterized protein, producing the protein MSSQHRLDYDWRTSPIDPQAVYASGGKAHGRYTMFANVIDSSQVRVQCGGSSRSAAHSSRCSTQDPAEVEQLREELRRHQDYLKQQATQHEYYATQIQQQQTLIQQLAQAQGIHVPVPPTTSRSLSLVFTSTYTYISIYRTSGMHIHHHLLVVSYIMM; encoded by the exons ATGTCTAGTCAGCACAGACTAGACTATGACTGGAGGACCTCACCTATTGATCCTCAGGCTGTGTATGCAAGTGGTGGAAAAGCTCATGGAAG gtacacaatgtttgctaacgtcatcgactcgagccaggtGAGGGTTCAGTGTGGAGGTTCATCGAGGTCTGCTGCTCATAGCTCCCGTTGCTCCACTCAAGATCCAGCAGAAGTGGAGCAACTGCGAGAAGAACTTAGGCGACATCAGGATTACTTGAAGCAACAAGCTACGCAACATGAATATTATGCTACACAGATTCAGCAACAACAAACACtcatacaa caactagcacagGCCCAAGGGATACACGTCCCGGTGCCCCCCACCACCTCCCGTTCATTATCCTTGGTCTTCACCTCCACCTATACCTACATCTCCATCTATCGAACATCAGGTATGCATATTCATCATCATTTACTTGttgttagttatattatgatgtaa